In a single window of the Tellurirhabdus bombi genome:
- a CDS encoding FHA domain-containing protein: MDGLKKWFREVMFGMEKAAEMEKQQVPTKPEAKPELSVDAEPVGVEPASSLPPAPKMREDIIGFVIQSLRPYVDEKNPPINGLKFYALCPTREEEEIVKVALFDGHPTKSIKDELNLKFKDNYLFLPPDWTFDYQIVTGKLPEGGFQRGNFSLVILTKATQTGDHPKARLQTLIGQTVEPEYELNPEKKESYCIGRSNERKSDSGRIQTNDIIFLDRSDSGFDETKGEVNLYVSRNHATIKYNPARRKYLLYADKGGLPSSDNKTKILRTDDRIERVDILGMGYELADGDQIELGGEAKLLFSIV, translated from the coding sequence ATGGATGGATTAAAAAAATGGTTTCGGGAAGTAATGTTTGGCATGGAGAAGGCCGCTGAGATGGAAAAGCAACAAGTGCCAACTAAGCCGGAAGCCAAACCGGAGCTTTCTGTCGATGCGGAGCCTGTTGGCGTAGAACCTGCTTCGTCTTTGCCGCCCGCCCCAAAAATGCGGGAAGACATTATAGGATTCGTTATTCAATCCTTGCGGCCCTACGTGGATGAGAAGAACCCGCCCATTAACGGACTTAAATTTTATGCCTTGTGCCCAACCCGGGAAGAGGAAGAGATCGTTAAGGTTGCCTTGTTTGACGGTCATCCGACCAAATCCATCAAAGACGAGCTAAATCTGAAATTTAAGGATAACTACCTTTTTTTGCCTCCTGACTGGACGTTTGACTATCAAATTGTAACCGGTAAATTACCCGAAGGCGGGTTTCAAAGAGGGAATTTTAGTCTGGTGATTCTCACGAAAGCAACGCAGACGGGTGACCATCCGAAAGCGCGTTTACAGACTTTAATCGGACAAACGGTAGAGCCAGAATACGAGTTGAACCCCGAAAAAAAGGAGTCATATTGCATTGGCAGGAGCAACGAACGAAAGTCCGATTCGGGGCGAATACAGACGAACGATATAATTTTTCTGGACAGAAGTGATTCAGGGTTTGACGAGACAAAAGGCGAAGTTAATTTGTATGTAAGCCGGAATCACGCGACCATCAAGTATAATCCAGCCCGCCGAAAATACCTGCTTTATGCCGATAAAGGTGGGCTACCAAGCAGTGATAACAAAACCAAAATTTTGCGCACCGACGACCGGATCGAGCGCGTCGACATACTTGGTATGGGCTACGAATTGGCGGACGGTGACCAGATCGAGCTAGGCGGCGAAGCTAAGTTGCTGTTCTCCATTGTCTAG
- a CDS encoding right-handed parallel beta-helix repeat-containing protein — protein MKLKLLLCLLTWLLLHDQPQPDRAILPRSATRSTNDVPTHALGLVGWANFDNFNPAGDGIRDDSEKLVKALAYCQTHRLGLFINPTKKYFLKTPIDYAFAGTVAIRSSRTGQPAVFYLPDNEQFPLQLSAKAGSLETTLTKAITTGDQALTLTATTDLKPGDLLHIQTKTAWPIETDTRKGEFNVVQSLTQNQVTLKYPCQDDYSLSDSVLVTHYRPAMVYAKELEFRVRKTDDRPVIGLTVLYTQHSQLDRLRIKDAQYASLMLYGCYDTKVTDCVVEGANEEGAGYGIGTVGGWRYSVLHNTSHGCRKLCDFSGDSDRGPTRHSEAIANKAYGQGKTNLGNDLFQVQSFCVATHGGADGILIERNIAYNCQTGFQLRGRNIILNANQILGESLYPISLAGGQNHTVTNNIYQALLQNAAKNQAPDYPNYPKGVIGLSENLLHSGHIIIRNNQFDFVRNYGIYGNDVRQHCTISDNRFIFNTFGKAEPKPQIVYFEQLTSPLSDLQIQHNTWQMASANLAMPRVQVILRRDSTYSEGPLIDWVSSEIQGLQATHVLTMTTGKNNSPQAVDMDNLVINKQGKTITLAGELSFTLNRAAQPFINGMPAPIPAEDYFFDFQNQASGSTYKGQVEGKTGQICLGAQASTFGSSFLGGTPFVTRLSLNYTTR, from the coding sequence ATGAAATTGAAACTCTTGCTGTGTTTGCTGACCTGGCTGCTTCTTCACGATCAACCCCAGCCCGATCGTGCCATCTTACCCAGGAGTGCAACACGGTCAACCAACGACGTTCCTACCCACGCGCTAGGTCTGGTTGGCTGGGCAAACTTCGACAATTTCAACCCCGCGGGAGATGGCATCCGGGACGATTCGGAGAAACTGGTCAAGGCCTTGGCATATTGCCAGACGCACCGGCTCGGCCTATTCATCAATCCAACGAAAAAGTATTTTCTCAAGACCCCGATTGATTACGCCTTTGCGGGCACCGTTGCCATTCGATCCAGCCGAACCGGCCAGCCAGCCGTTTTTTATTTGCCTGATAACGAACAGTTTCCCTTACAACTTTCGGCTAAAGCCGGTTCGCTGGAAACAACGCTAACGAAAGCCATAACCACCGGTGATCAGGCACTTACGCTTACCGCAACGACAGATCTAAAACCCGGTGACTTACTCCATATTCAGACTAAAACGGCCTGGCCCATCGAAACAGACACCCGCAAAGGCGAGTTTAATGTCGTTCAGTCGTTAACCCAAAATCAGGTTACGTTGAAGTATCCCTGTCAGGATGATTATTCGCTTTCGGATTCCGTTTTGGTAACTCATTACCGCCCGGCAATGGTGTATGCCAAAGAGCTGGAATTTCGCGTTCGTAAAACGGACGATCGTCCCGTGATTGGCTTAACCGTTCTCTATACCCAGCATAGCCAGCTCGACCGCCTTCGGATCAAGGATGCGCAGTATGCTTCGCTGATGTTATATGGCTGTTATGACACAAAAGTGACCGACTGCGTTGTTGAGGGGGCCAATGAAGAAGGAGCAGGTTACGGCATCGGCACGGTAGGCGGCTGGCGCTATTCGGTACTCCATAACACGTCGCACGGTTGCCGCAAACTGTGCGATTTTTCGGGCGACAGCGACCGGGGTCCAACCCGGCATAGCGAGGCGATTGCCAACAAAGCCTACGGACAGGGAAAAACTAACCTGGGCAATGATCTGTTTCAAGTCCAATCGTTCTGCGTGGCCACCCACGGCGGTGCCGATGGCATTCTGATTGAACGAAACATTGCCTATAATTGTCAGACAGGCTTTCAGCTACGTGGACGCAACATTATTCTAAATGCCAATCAAATTTTAGGAGAAAGCCTCTATCCAATTTCGTTGGCTGGTGGGCAAAACCACACGGTAACCAACAACATCTACCAGGCCTTGCTTCAAAATGCAGCCAAGAATCAAGCGCCAGATTACCCCAATTACCCCAAAGGTGTTATTGGCCTGAGCGAAAACCTCCTGCATTCCGGGCACATCATCATTAGAAATAACCAATTTGATTTTGTTCGCAACTACGGCATCTACGGCAATGATGTACGCCAGCACTGCACAATATCAGACAACCGTTTTATTTTTAACACATTCGGCAAGGCAGAACCTAAACCGCAGATTGTTTATTTTGAGCAGTTAACGTCTCCACTTTCAGACTTGCAAATCCAGCATAATACCTGGCAAATGGCGTCGGCAAACTTGGCAATGCCTAGGGTTCAGGTTATTCTCAGGCGGGATTCTACTTATTCGGAAGGGCCACTGATCGATTGGGTAAGCAGCGAAATCCAAGGCTTGCAGGCCACCCACGTTCTGACCATGACAACGGGAAAGAATAATTCCCCCCAGGCGGTGGACATGGACAATCTGGTGATCAACAAACAAGGCAAAACGATTACGTTGGCGGGTGAACTAAGCTTCACACTCAACCGCGCCGCACAACCTTTTATTAATGGTATGCCTGCACCCATCCCGGCAGAAGACTATTTCTTCGATTTTCAAAACCAGGCTTCGGGTAGCACCTACAAAGGCCAGGTTGAAGGAAAAACCGGACAGATTTGCCTGGGTGCGCAAGCGTCCACATTTGGCTCCTCCTTTCTGGGTGGAACGCCTTTCGTTACCCGATTGTCCTTGAATTACACTACGCGATAA
- a CDS encoding UDP-3-O-(3-hydroxymyristoyl)glucosamine N-acyltransferase, whose product MIAITDITQTLPLVRFIGNENARLNTVEELRNFSNSATSLTWCNDKNLTRLQDISHGTIICSPQLLEMDLQPACNYIVVEKPRQAFQQVVTDFFLKTPKTNFIAPSAAIDPSAKIGQNVFIGHHVVLEEGVVVGDNTRIGHNSVIHADTVIANDVIIGANTTIGGIGFGYEKDENGQYAVLPHIGNVVIKTKVEIGDNCAIDRAVIGSTILRENAKIGNLVHISHGVVVGKNSLVIANAMIGGSVIIGDNVWVAPSADILNGIQIGDDALIGMGAVVTKSVGEKAVMVGNPARSIRKQE is encoded by the coding sequence ATGATCGCTATAACTGACATCACCCAAACGCTTCCTTTAGTCCGGTTTATCGGCAACGAAAACGCGCGCCTTAACACGGTGGAAGAGCTGCGCAACTTCAGTAATTCGGCGACTTCCTTAACGTGGTGCAACGATAAAAACCTGACCCGACTGCAAGACATTTCGCACGGGACTATTATCTGTTCTCCGCAATTGCTGGAGATGGATTTACAGCCCGCCTGCAATTACATCGTTGTAGAAAAGCCCCGGCAGGCATTCCAACAGGTGGTAACTGATTTCTTCCTAAAGACGCCTAAAACGAACTTCATCGCTCCGAGCGCAGCCATTGACCCGAGCGCAAAAATTGGGCAAAACGTATTCATTGGTCACCACGTCGTTCTGGAAGAAGGCGTTGTAGTTGGCGATAACACCCGTATTGGTCACAATAGCGTTATTCATGCCGATACAGTCATTGCTAACGATGTAATTATTGGCGCCAATACAACCATAGGCGGTATTGGGTTTGGCTACGAAAAAGACGAGAATGGTCAGTACGCAGTCCTGCCACACATTGGCAATGTAGTTATCAAAACCAAAGTCGAAATTGGAGACAATTGCGCCATTGACCGCGCCGTAATTGGCAGCACCATCCTCCGCGAAAACGCCAAAATAGGCAATCTGGTGCATATTTCGCACGGGGTTGTGGTTGGAAAAAACAGCCTAGTTATTGCCAATGCGATGATTGGCGGCAGCGTCATTATTGGTGATAATGTCTGGGTGGCGCCGTCGGCGGATATTCTGAATGGCATCCAGATTGGCGACGATGCGCTGATTGGCATGGGCGCTGTGGTCACCAAAAGCGTCGGCGAAAAGGCGGTTATGGTAGGAAATCCAGCCCGCTCGATTCGCAAACAGGAATAA
- a CDS encoding PIG-L deacetylase family protein — MLLQANSKILILAPHTDDGEFGCGGTIAKLIKQGAQVYYAAFSACEQSVLPQFPKDILITELKAATRVLGIPNENLFLFSFQVRTFNYRRQDILDKMVELRQQINPDVVFMPSQNDIHQDHQTIVQEGLRAFKFSTILCYEMPWNNLNFNTCCFVHLTDEDVETKSKALAEYKSQQHRPYANDEFIRALARTRGVQINTHYAETFEVLRWIIS; from the coding sequence ATGTTATTACAAGCCAATAGTAAAATTCTCATTTTGGCTCCCCACACCGACGACGGCGAGTTTGGCTGTGGCGGCACCATTGCCAAGTTGATCAAGCAGGGTGCGCAGGTCTATTATGCCGCTTTTTCGGCCTGCGAACAGTCCGTACTACCCCAGTTTCCAAAAGACATTTTGATTACGGAATTGAAGGCTGCTACCCGTGTTTTAGGGATTCCAAACGAAAACTTATTTCTGTTCAGTTTTCAGGTCCGCACCTTCAACTACCGCCGCCAGGATATTCTCGACAAAATGGTTGAGCTACGGCAGCAGATCAATCCCGATGTTGTCTTCATGCCTTCGCAAAACGACATTCACCAGGATCACCAGACTATCGTGCAGGAAGGGCTGCGGGCCTTTAAGTTCAGTACGATTCTGTGCTACGAAATGCCGTGGAATAACCTAAATTTCAACACATGTTGCTTCGTCCACCTAACGGACGAGGACGTTGAAACCAAGTCAAAAGCCCTCGCGGAGTACAAATCGCAGCAGCACCGACCCTACGCCAACGATGAGTTTATTCGCGCCCTGGCCCGTACGCGGGGCGTGCAGATCAATACGCATTACGCCGAGACATTTGAAGTATTACGCTGGATTATTTCATAA
- a CDS encoding sugar transferase: MEISLPIAQQALSPPSDLLSLGYHHNDLERLNFLINWRDDTYDTFTTCTDQPLFCHSLFTPLLNQVPQLGRFFQQAFAVLPLNGYFICRLETNDQRKKRLLRSLPIGVSQVCYAGDYVLHRVTPRVFPIKKLYRAVFPSMRALSKAEILGRLYHAGFTVRHTLTSEGALLIIAQKSIAAAAVLPPSSEGVILRLRRIGRFGIPFSVYKLRTMHPYSEYLQAYLIETNGLEAGGKFKDDFRISTLGKWLRKYWIDELPMGFNWLKGDLKLVGVRPISAHYLSLYPEELQKERVKQKPGLIPPYYADLPRNFTEIVESELRYLRAYSEAPITTDCRYFLKVLYNIFWRSARSK, from the coding sequence ATGGAAATAAGTCTGCCCATTGCCCAACAAGCCTTGTCGCCACCGAGCGATTTACTTTCTCTCGGCTATCACCATAATGATCTGGAACGGCTTAACTTCCTGATTAACTGGCGCGATGACACCTACGATACCTTTACCACCTGCACCGATCAGCCCCTGTTTTGCCATTCCCTGTTTACGCCTTTGCTGAATCAGGTGCCGCAGTTGGGACGCTTCTTCCAACAGGCGTTTGCGGTGCTGCCGCTGAATGGCTACTTTATTTGTCGCCTCGAAACCAACGACCAGCGCAAAAAGCGGCTGCTTCGTTCGCTGCCCATTGGTGTTAGTCAGGTGTGCTACGCGGGCGATTATGTCCTGCACCGCGTGACGCCACGGGTTTTTCCAATTAAAAAGCTGTACCGGGCCGTTTTTCCTTCCATGCGCGCCCTGTCGAAAGCGGAAATTTTAGGGCGGCTGTACCATGCGGGGTTTACTGTAAGACATACCCTCACCAGCGAGGGGGCTCTTTTGATTATAGCCCAAAAATCAATAGCGGCGGCGGCGGTGCTGCCGCCTTCTTCGGAGGGCGTTATCCTGCGGCTCCGGCGAATTGGGCGCTTCGGAATCCCGTTTTCCGTGTATAAACTCCGCACGATGCACCCCTATTCGGAGTATTTACAAGCTTACCTGATCGAGACAAACGGCCTCGAAGCCGGGGGGAAATTCAAAGACGATTTTCGCATCAGTACCTTGGGAAAATGGCTGAGGAAATACTGGATTGACGAACTACCCATGGGCTTTAACTGGCTTAAGGGTGACCTTAAACTCGTGGGCGTCCGGCCAATCAGTGCGCATTACCTGAGTCTGTATCCCGAGGAATTGCAGAAAGAGCGCGTCAAGCAGAAACCCGGTCTGATTCCGCCTTATTACGCCGATCTGCCCCGCAATTTCACCGAAATCGTGGAGTCGGAACTCCGTTACCTACGTGCTTATAGCGAGGCTCCAATCACGACTGATTGCCGGTATTTCTTGAAAGTTCTGTACAATATTTTCTGGAGAAGCGCTCGTAGTAAATAG
- a CDS encoding DUF354 domain-containing protein, translating into MKLLIDIGHPAHVHYFRNVIHLLQQKGHQVAITARDKEVSFKLLQAYNLPYSSRGRGAKGLLGKLFYLLKGDLAILKVARQFQPDLCLSFGSPYLAQVSKLINKPHIAFDDTEHARYEHAMYLPFTDTVVTPTTYWKELGQKQIRYKGFIELCHLAPPYFQPNPAVLDEVGLTPADRFVILRFVSWSASHDRGQSGISYEQKIELVQHISHHARILISSEGPLPTELEPFRMRLSPEKLHDLLAFASLYIGEGGTTANECAILGIPNILISSLLGPKTRPGIHNDFERYRLQELFMTFDGVLEKALALLKDDVRSDWQQRRQQMLSEKIDVTAFMVWLMENYPSSLDTLKNDPNYQENFRLALSTAL; encoded by the coding sequence ATGAAACTGTTAATTGATATTGGCCATCCTGCTCACGTGCATTATTTCCGCAATGTCATCCACCTGCTTCAGCAGAAAGGCCATCAGGTTGCGATTACAGCACGAGATAAAGAAGTGTCTTTCAAGTTATTACAAGCCTATAATCTTCCTTATAGCTCCCGAGGACGTGGCGCAAAAGGATTGCTGGGTAAACTGTTTTACCTGTTAAAAGGCGATCTGGCCATCCTGAAGGTAGCCCGCCAGTTCCAACCCGATTTGTGCCTTAGTTTCGGTTCGCCCTATCTGGCGCAGGTTTCCAAACTAATCAATAAGCCGCACATTGCCTTTGACGATACGGAACATGCTCGCTATGAACATGCGATGTATTTGCCTTTTACGGACACCGTTGTTACGCCAACAACCTACTGGAAAGAGTTGGGGCAAAAACAGATTCGGTACAAAGGTTTTATTGAATTGTGCCACCTCGCCCCGCCGTATTTTCAGCCCAATCCAGCCGTTTTAGACGAAGTTGGTCTTACGCCGGCGGATCGGTTTGTCATTCTTCGGTTTGTGTCCTGGAGCGCCAGCCACGACCGGGGCCAGTCGGGGATTAGTTACGAGCAGAAAATTGAGCTGGTCCAGCACATCAGTCACCACGCCCGGATTTTGATTTCGTCGGAAGGCCCTCTACCCACGGAATTGGAGCCGTTTCGGATGCGGCTGAGTCCCGAAAAACTGCACGACCTTTTGGCGTTTGCTAGCCTGTACATTGGCGAAGGTGGCACTACCGCTAACGAATGCGCCATTCTGGGCATTCCCAACATTCTGATTAGCAGTCTCCTGGGCCCTAAAACGCGCCCCGGCATCCACAACGATTTTGAGCGTTATCGCCTTCAAGAATTGTTCATGACCTTCGACGGTGTTCTCGAAAAAGCCCTGGCCTTACTCAAAGACGATGTTCGAAGCGATTGGCAGCAGCGCCGGCAACAGATGCTTTCCGAGAAAATAGACGTAACCGCCTTCATGGTCTGGCTGATGGAAAATTACCCTTCGAGCTTGGACACCCTCAAAAATGACCCGAATTATCAGGAAAATTTTCGCTTAGCCTTAAGTACAGCTCTTTAG
- a CDS encoding polysaccharide deacetylase family protein, with translation MDFTLPVFESLMRSLMKAEYVFQSFSDFIKAPADRAVVLRHDVDAKAANSLATAQLQARLQIRGVYYFRCVPQSFKPEIIAQIAELGHEIGYHYEDLTLAKGDPQSAIGHFTDWLNRLRAIYPVETICMHGSPLSRYDNRDLWQHYDYKHYGVLAEPYFDTDFTEVCYLTDTGRGWNRTSSSVRDKVVGYTPPPFANTQALIQWISSGQAPAKLMINFHPQRWTNNPLHWCQEYALQNLKNVAKQWLVAAPKSKRTSTDLSKPLLNHER, from the coding sequence ATGGACTTTACCCTTCCTGTTTTTGAGTCGTTGATGCGTAGCCTGATGAAAGCAGAGTACGTTTTTCAGAGTTTCAGCGATTTCATAAAAGCACCCGCCGACCGGGCCGTCGTGCTTCGCCATGATGTTGATGCCAAAGCGGCCAACTCGCTGGCTACGGCCCAACTTCAGGCTCGTTTGCAGATTCGGGGCGTTTATTATTTTCGTTGCGTTCCCCAAAGTTTCAAACCGGAAATCATTGCACAAATCGCTGAATTAGGGCACGAAATCGGCTATCATTACGAAGATTTAACCCTTGCTAAAGGCGACCCACAAAGCGCAATTGGGCACTTTACCGACTGGCTTAACCGACTTCGGGCCATCTACCCGGTTGAAACGATCTGCATGCACGGCAGTCCACTTTCTCGTTACGACAACCGGGATTTGTGGCAGCACTACGACTACAAACACTATGGCGTACTGGCCGAGCCTTATTTTGATACGGACTTTACGGAGGTTTGCTACCTGACTGATACCGGACGCGGCTGGAACCGAACCAGCAGCAGCGTTCGGGACAAAGTGGTTGGCTACACGCCCCCTCCCTTTGCCAATACCCAGGCGCTCATTCAGTGGATTTCCAGCGGGCAGGCTCCCGCCAAGCTCATGATCAATTTTCACCCGCAACGCTGGACCAACAATCCACTGCACTGGTGTCAGGAATACGCCCTGCAAAATCTAAAAAATGTAGCCAAACAGTGGCTGGTGGCTGCTCCAAAAAGTAAACGTACTTCAACAGACCTAAGCAAACCCTTACTCAATCACGAACGATGA
- a CDS encoding AglZ/HisF2 family acetamidino modification protein: MYRPRIIPCLLLQHKGLVKSVQFSKHRYLGDPINAVRLFNDLRADELIFLDIRATPENRTIDPDLVRQIGDETNMPFTVGGGIRSLKNIETLIKAGAERVCLNAYALENPAFVREASDEFGASTIVACLDVKKNFWRKESVYSHAGSQSTGRNPLEWARQLADLGVGEIVIQSIEHDGVMSGYNLALTRQIAEAVDIPVVALGGCGSFEHLRQAVTEGKASAASAGSFFVFHGPRRAVLINFPNRTELSQLALPTD; this comes from the coding sequence ATGTATAGACCACGCATTATTCCGTGTCTCTTATTGCAGCATAAAGGGCTGGTCAAAAGTGTCCAGTTTAGCAAACACCGCTACCTTGGCGACCCGATTAATGCCGTCCGGCTCTTCAATGACCTGCGCGCCGACGAGTTGATTTTTCTGGATATTCGGGCTACCCCCGAAAACCGCACCATCGACCCAGACCTCGTTCGGCAGATTGGCGACGAAACCAACATGCCTTTTACTGTCGGCGGCGGCATTCGCTCGCTAAAGAATATTGAAACGCTGATCAAAGCCGGTGCCGAACGTGTTTGCCTGAATGCTTACGCGCTCGAAAATCCGGCTTTCGTCCGGGAAGCCTCCGACGAGTTTGGTGCCTCAACCATTGTGGCTTGCCTGGATGTGAAAAAGAATTTCTGGCGCAAGGAAAGTGTCTATAGCCACGCGGGCAGCCAATCGACGGGGCGCAATCCCCTGGAATGGGCGCGGCAACTGGCCGATTTAGGTGTGGGCGAAATTGTGATTCAGTCCATTGAGCACGATGGGGTGATGAGTGGTTATAATCTCGCTTTGACGCGCCAGATTGCCGAGGCGGTAGACATTCCCGTCGTGGCGCTTGGGGGCTGCGGATCGTTTGAGCACCTGCGTCAGGCCGTTACGGAAGGCAAGGCGTCCGCTGCTTCGGCAGGCAGCTTTTTCGTGTTTCACGGACCGCGCCGCGCCGTACTCATCAACTTTCCCAACCGAACCGAATTGAGCCAACTGGCCTTGCCAACCGATTAG
- the hisH gene encoding imidazole glycerol phosphate synthase subunit HisH — MNIVIIDYGMGNLRSVYNKFQRLGASCQISADPNVIAKAHALILPGVGHYGRAMDKLQRLNLIPILNERVLEARIPVMGICLGMQLLTEHSEEGDAAGLGWISGSTVRFEQKENKNLKIPHIGWNSVTATRQHPILDGLQPEEAFYFVHSYHVRLTNPNDALHRTHYRHDFVSAVQKDNILGFQYHPEKSQEAGVQLFQNFLASVKTPAYV; from the coding sequence ATGAACATTGTCATTATTGACTACGGCATGGGCAACCTGCGTTCGGTCTACAATAAATTCCAGCGGCTGGGGGCGAGTTGCCAGATCAGCGCGGACCCGAACGTGATTGCCAAAGCCCACGCGCTGATTCTGCCGGGAGTCGGGCATTATGGCCGGGCGATGGACAAACTCCAGCGCCTCAACCTGATTCCCATTTTGAACGAACGGGTGTTGGAAGCGAGGATTCCGGTGATGGGCATTTGCCTGGGTATGCAATTATTGACTGAACACAGCGAAGAAGGCGATGCGGCTGGACTGGGTTGGATTAGTGGCTCAACGGTTCGTTTTGAGCAAAAAGAGAATAAAAATCTGAAAATACCGCACATCGGCTGGAACAGCGTCACGGCCACACGACAACATCCGATTCTGGATGGGCTACAGCCTGAAGAAGCCTTTTATTTCGTGCATTCTTACCACGTTCGCCTGACCAACCCCAATGATGCCTTACACCGGACTCACTACCGCCACGACTTTGTCTCGGCAGTTCAGAAGGATAATATTCTTGGGTTTCAGTACCACCCTGAAAAAAGCCAGGAGGCTGGTGTTCAACTCTTTCAAAACTTTCTTGCTTCCGTAAAGACACCAGCTTATGTATAG
- a CDS encoding N-acetyl sugar amidotransferase, producing the protein MKLYQICQEGVWDTSVPGVQFDEQGVSNYATIQKKLSEAFPRGEQGKQEWERIVTRIKSAAPKGSSYDCVIGVSGGTDSSYLLHLAKSYGLRPLAVNLDNGWNTDISVKNIKKMVAALGIDLETYVIDYEEIKDILRSYMLAGMPWIDGPTDLAIQSILYKIAAQEGIKYVLLGSDFRSEGKQPTEWTYTDLRQLKAIHGRFGQTKLKTYPQLPIWKLFYLGYVKGIKLISPFNYLPYQKKEAQAFLQKTYGWEYYGGHHHENLFTKFAVAYWLPRKFNIDKRRITFSAQILSGETTRQEALTQLSQPPYAPDRMEDDKAYVIKKLDIHPDDFRIMWRSENKSFLDYPSYYPIVKRLLHLVVPVLKRILPEKPKIFFEMEERSA; encoded by the coding sequence ATGAAACTATATCAAATCTGTCAGGAAGGCGTTTGGGATACCTCCGTCCCGGGCGTTCAATTCGATGAGCAAGGGGTTTCGAACTACGCAACCATTCAGAAAAAACTGTCAGAAGCCTTTCCACGGGGTGAGCAGGGGAAACAGGAATGGGAACGCATTGTTACTCGGATCAAAAGCGCAGCGCCCAAAGGGTCAAGCTACGACTGCGTAATTGGTGTTAGTGGCGGCACGGATAGTTCTTACCTGCTGCACCTGGCTAAATCCTATGGTCTGCGTCCCCTGGCTGTTAATCTGGATAATGGCTGGAATACAGATATTTCCGTCAAAAATATCAAGAAGATGGTGGCCGCGCTCGGCATCGATCTGGAAACATACGTGATTGATTACGAGGAAATTAAAGACATCCTTCGCTCCTACATGCTGGCGGGTATGCCGTGGATCGATGGCCCCACCGATCTCGCTATTCAATCCATACTTTATAAAATTGCGGCGCAGGAAGGCATTAAATATGTTCTGCTGGGCAGCGATTTCCGCTCGGAAGGCAAACAACCCACCGAATGGACTTACACCGACCTCCGGCAACTAAAAGCAATCCACGGACGATTTGGACAAACCAAGCTGAAAACCTACCCCCAACTGCCCATCTGGAAGCTTTTTTACCTGGGTTACGTCAAGGGCATCAAGCTGATTTCGCCGTTCAATTATTTGCCTTACCAGAAGAAAGAAGCGCAGGCGTTTTTGCAAAAAACCTACGGCTGGGAGTATTACGGCGGCCATCACCACGAAAATCTGTTCACCAAGTTTGCGGTGGCGTACTGGCTTCCGCGCAAATTCAACATCGACAAACGACGCATCACCTTCTCGGCCCAGATTCTGAGCGGCGAAACCACCCGGCAAGAAGCTTTGACTCAACTCAGCCAACCGCCTTACGCGCCCGACCGCATGGAGGACGACAAAGCGTATGTCATCAAAAAACTGGACATCCACCCCGATGATTTTCGGATTATGTGGCGCTCGGAAAACAAATCGTTTCTGGATTATCCTTCTTACTACCCCATCGTGAAGCGGTTGCTGCACCTGGTTGTCCCGGTACTCAAACGGATTTTACCCGAAAAGCCCAAGATCTTTTTTGAAATGGAAGAACGGTCAGCGTAA